The region AAAAAGCACAATAATATATGGTTTTGTAAGTCATAGAAATCCAATTATCCAACCCTACCACACACAATAATTATTGTTGTTAAGACTTTATTTGCCACCTCAATGACTGACGAAGCAGAAAAAGTTGGTTTATGACAGCCACCTGTCCGACTTCACTGGCGTTTACCTTGACTTGATGCGCTATAAAGAGACCATGGGGCCTCCttcacaagagagagagagagagagagagagagagatggggagGCGTCCATGCTGCTCCAAAGAAGGACTCAACCGGGGAGCATGGACTGCCTTGGAAGACAAAATACTTGCTGCTTACATTAAAGCCCATGGAGAAGGCAAATGGAGAAACCTCCCCAAGAGAGCgggtacatacatatatactagTATATTCAAGCAAAACTTTGCTgctgctttttttcttttccaaattttttcattttcttaaaccATTTTTGAATGTCTCTTGCTCTGTTTTAATGAAAGATATCAGAGAAAATTACTCGTTAAAAATGCAGGTCTGAAGAGATGTGGTAAGAGTTGTAGACTCAGATGGTTAAATTACTTGAGGCCAGATATTAAGAGAGGTAACATATCCCATGATGAAGAGGAACTCATTGTCCGACTCCATAATCTTCTTGGTAACAGGTGCTACTCCTTTCCCTCTCACTCTGTTCTCTGGTTCAGTCATTTTTATAGGAGTAAAACTAATTTCTCCGTCACATGTAGATGGTCTCTAATAGCTGGAAGGCTACCTGGGCGAACAGACAATGAAATCAAGAACTACTGGAACACCACCTTAGGAAAGAAAGCCAAGGCGCCCCAATCCTCTTCACCACCTGCCGGACAAAGTTCCCTGAGCAGATCTCGAAACAGAAAGATGACAATTGAGCCTCAGAAAAAAGGCGAGGCACCGTCCCACGTAATCCGAACCAAGGCCATTAGATGCACCAAAGTGCTGATCCCAGTACTGCCATCTACAAAGGAACATCATTCTCTCAACTCAACTGCCATAGACCCATTAGAGCCTCAAGCACTTCAAAGTCAAGATAAGGATAATTTAGAAGTACTTCACCATGGAACTGAAGAGCTTCACGAGAATTGTGCTCCAGACTCCGATTTCTTCAGTTTGAGCTGCCATGAATACGCAGATGGGGACTATAATTTCAACAACAACATGGGCATGGGTCCTGATCAGTCCCCACATTTCGACGAAACACTGTTCAAGGATTGGACCGCAAGTTACTGTCTTGAGGACCACGCTAATTTGGATCTAGAATCTTTGGCATTTTTGCTAGACTCTCAGGAGTGGCCATGACACAGGAAAAAGAACATTGTCAACattagaaagaagaagaagacgacaaCATTATCAACTGTGCAGCAAGCATTTccgaataaataaataacaagcctgcgtttttttctgttttcagATTGTTGTGTTATGAGTAATTACTATTTTTAGGTTGTTGTCTCGTAAGTAATCACTATTTTGAGCTCGAGAAATACTATGTTACCAATTTCTTTTCTATCGAAAGATGGGTACTAAAATGATGTAGAGTtcatttattagaaataatcaaaacaattaataaaagaataataatacatgtattaataaataagttTTACATCATCTCAGTACcaatctcttaataaaaaatttaatacctcTAACATTTCTTCAGCAAATTTGCTTATTAAAATCCTTGTTGGATATTTTTGGACAAAATAGTTTATGAGAGATGGTTGCTGCAATTGACATTGTAGATGTAAGTCCAGATCATTTCCATCTTTAAAAAGCACTTAAAACTTTTTGCACGA is a window of Alnus glutinosa chromosome 4, dhAlnGlut1.1, whole genome shotgun sequence DNA encoding:
- the LOC133866457 gene encoding transcription factor MYB123-like → MGRRPCCSKEGLNRGAWTALEDKILAAYIKAHGEGKWRNLPKRAGLKRCGKSCRLRWLNYLRPDIKRGNISHDEEELIVRLHNLLGNRWSLIAGRLPGRTDNEIKNYWNTTLGKKAKAPQSSSPPAGQSSLSRSRNRKMTIEPQKKGEAPSHVIRTKAIRCTKVLIPVLPSTKEHHSLNSTAIDPLEPQALQSQDKDNLEVLHHGTEELHENCAPDSDFFSLSCHEYADGDYNFNNNMGMGPDQSPHFDETLFKDWTASYCLEDHANLDLESLAFLLDSQEWP